Below is a genomic region from Brassica oleracea var. oleracea cultivar TO1000 chromosome C9, BOL, whole genome shotgun sequence.
AACTAACCACCGGAGCTGCGTCGAGGCATTTTGGGATAAACTTAGGCGTCGAACAAGTGAAGGGCTTATTATCAGCAGGGCGAAACGAAACTTGACGCGCTAGAAACCCTGAGAAAACGTATTTTATAAGAGGAAGACAGCAAATATCAGATGAGGGCGAGACCACGCGGATATTTACACGTGTACATCTCTAATTGGTTGGGGAACTTTCTAGACGAAAAGATTCGACCTTGCTCGTCACGTATCTTGCGCCTCAAACCGAGATTTTCTTTTTTTTCAAAGAAAAAAAAAGGAAAGTAACAAACCCCAACGGATTCGGGCTTTGACTGGTTTGGCCCATAATAATTTCCATTTCTCTTTCATTTTTTTACCTTCGGTGAATTTGCAAGTCAGATCCTTTTATTTTCCGGTAATTTCAGATTAACATTGAGATATAGTTAGATTATTCACTTTGTACTGCAATTTCCTATAGAAAGTGAGGTTTGTTTCCACGTGAATTGTTGCATTTAGATCTAGTTCGATGTATTGATATTTGTTCCTTGTATTGATATTAAATTTGATTATTTTTCCAAATTTGATGTCATGTAGTATAAGTGTTTAATAACTAATCTATAATAATATAAAGACTTAGAAATGTAAGTATTTCTTAGATAAAACAACACAAATGAAAGCAAAACAGACCGTATGATAAGTAAGATGAGGAAAAAGATTAACAGCTTCTGTTACTTGTAAATATCCAATAGAAAACAAAAGGAGTCACTTGCAGTTTTAAAACCACTCAGCCAAAATAACAAAAGAAAATTATCATTTTTCGGCAGTAGCACTCGCAGCACTCAAGTCCACAGACAAATCAAGAGTCTGCAAAAGAACAATGAAGAAAAACTCAGTACTCAAAATGTTTTTATGTTTACTTGTGAACCAAGAAAAAAAGAGTGATGATGAGTTTATAGTTTTATACCTTTCCAGTGATCTTGGTGTACATCTCTAGTACATCCACCACTGTACTCTCGAAATGCGTTGTTGCATCATAAGTCTGATAAGAAAATGAAAACAAAGTAACATCAACAAAATAAAAACAAAGACATGTAAGAAACAAAAAAAATTACTGAGACTATATGACTATGATATTCACTTACACCGGAGATGAAGCAGTTGTCTTCTTCTTGCTTATTGGTCGGAACGTATGTGTCATAAGAATGGTAGAAAATCTCATCAATAGGTCCAAGCAATTCAATTCCAGGTTTAAGCTCTTCTTCTGGATTATCAGACTCAGCTTCTGCAGAGACAAAAGCAATGTATTTGCCCTTTGGTGCTACGTTGTGAGCGTATGAGCAACAGAACAAGTACCTACAAAAAACAAGAAAGGTTATGTCTCTACATTTAAATATGTGTTCTTTGATTATGATCTCTTACATGTCTGATTTGCGTCCGAGCTGCTTCTGTGGAAGAATGATTTGGACCGAGTGAGCTTCGTTGGTGTCTGGAATAGGATGGCTCATTATACACACTGCTCGAGCCACTTTCCCAACTTTCTTAACCTGAAACACAAGGAAACCGTCTTAGAACGTTACTAGGCCTTGCGAGAATCAAGTGCTGAACCAACCTTGATAGGTGAAATGGGTTTAGAGTTACCTTGTCAGACAAGTAAGAAGGATCACAGACAACTTTCTTGCATTTAGCAGTTTCTCCTGCAGAAGTGACACCGATAGCTTTTCCGGAGCCATCAAACTCAACCTGTTAGGGATAATGTTAAAGATATTCATGAGTTTCGAGCTATCTTACATTTATGGATATGAGATTTCTAATAAACAAAACCGAGAAAAAAAAAGAGATTATGGATGGTGTGTAACCTTGCATTCAGGCTTGTTCAGCATGTAAGTCCCTCCATACACAGCGCTCAAACGTGCGAAAGCCTGAGAATAGAAACAGAGATTTGAGACATATATAGAAAAGGGTCGTAAACCTAAGATGTTTCATGAGAATAATGTGAATACAAACCTGTGGCAACTCTCCTAGACCATACAATGGGTAGATGTAAGGTGATCCTCCTTGGAATCGAGCCAATGATTCCGCGTAGAGCTTTACCACATAACAAACAATTAAATGCACATTGAGATCAGAACATTGCCTTTGTTATGAAAGAAAAGAAAACACTTTACCTTGATTCTCTTAACAAAATCAATGGCTGGTTGATCCAAGTAGCCATCGTCATTGTGAAGCGCTAAGGCATGACCGATGAAGTCGATTGTATCATCTTCAAGTCCGTACTTCCTATTGGGAAAAGAAAAACAAAGCGTGTTACGCAAGAAAATATGATGAAATGATTTTGAGTTTGAAGAAAATATGTTGTACGTACGAGATGATCTCTCTAGCAGTGACTTTGCTAAGGTCAAGTCCTTCATGAGACTTAGGATCCTTCTCATCGTAGTCTTGCACATAGATGAAGAACTTTCGCGCACGTCGTTTCTCGAACAGTCCCATCAATGGCGACTTTAGGGCTTCCACATCAGTGGCTGGGACTTTATAGATCTGACGTTTGAATGGTAAGGATGATCAAATCTCTAGCTAGTAGTTACTTATATTTAAGGTAAAAAAAAGACTTAATCACTACCTTGCCCTTATTGTAGACGAAGCTGCCATCAACGGCTTTGAAGTTAAGATACTTGGTGACATCGGTGTGGATTAGGGTTTGAACAAGGAGTCCATTAGCCATGATGAACTGCAGATCAAGAAACCATATAAATCTCCATTAATCGATTAATCACATTACATACATTTGCATAATGTTCTGATATATATTCACTTTACCTTTGGGATCATATCGACATTGTATTCTCTGATTGCTCCAAGGTTTTCTTCAGGAGTATCACTTCCCCTAAAACGCTTCCATAACTGAGTGAGGTTAAGAGAGGATGATTCTCCTCCATAGTAGTCGTTTCTATCCATATGCAGCACCTATATAAAGATTCAAAAACACAAACAAAATAAATAAAAAAATTGACGATGTTTACATATTTGAAAGATAAGCATGCATTTGGAAGTGAATTGGGAAGGAGGAAACCTTGAGGCCATCGACAGAGAGGAGACCACTAAGAATACACTCCTTGAGACCAGTCCCAAGAACAATCACATCATACTCTTCATCCATTGCTGCAACCGATCTCTATAATTCTTCTCTAATCTCTAATAGCTTTTTGTTATATTAAAGAAACAAAGTGTGTGGGAAGAAAAAGAAATAGAGGGATGATGTGTGGCTGTTAATACAGTCTTTACCACCACCTCCTATCTTACCGTTAAACCTCATGAAAATATTCCACGTTACAATCAAAACCGCATTGTTAGGAATTGATTAATCATAACTTCAAATGTTTACAAATCGTTAAAGAAACAAAAAAATTACTATATTCAGACAAACAGGTGGCAAATGAAAATTGTCCTAATTACAAATGACAATGGTTAACCAAGAAAACTTGAGATCAATTCAATAACAATCATTGGTATGCTGTAGACCGGCCGGTTTAGGAAGGTCAAGTACTGGGGTACCGTTATATAACTGAAATGACAAAAGTACCCACCCATAGATATTGTTTATAGACAACAGTGTCTTGTTGATCCACTAGCAAAGTAACACTGTTCTGTATTACTATTTACTCAAAAGCAAAGGTTGAGAAACAAAGATATGGTCAGCGGCGACGATAACGGAGCTGAGGCGGATTGGTGGTTAGTCACATCGAAGGAGCTTCTAGCCTCAAGGGACTTCAAAGGAGCAAAGACACTAGCGATCCGCGCATGCGAAGACGACTCGTCCCGAACACATGCAGCGGACTACATCATCGCCATCGCCGACACTCTCCTCGCCGGAGAATCCACCGTCGGAGATTCGAAACTACCGGACTGGTACGCGGTGCTCCGTCTCGAAAAGCTCACCCAAAGCCTCGAACGCGTCGCGGTTCAGTACCGTAGACTCGCTCTTCTCCTCAACCCCACCGTCAACCGTCTCCCTTTCGCCGACCAAGCGCTCAAGCTCGTCTCCGACGCTTGGTGCGTCCTCTCCGATCCTCCGAGAAAGTCTATCTACGACCGAGAGTTGCAGGTGAGCCAACCGGAGCAGTTAGCTGAGACCTCGGAGAATCCAAAGGCTGCGAGCTTTTGGACGGCGTGTCCGTACTGTTACGCGCTTTTCGAGTATCCTAAGGGATACGAGGAATGCGCGTTGAGGTGTCAGCAGTGTGGGAGAGCGTTTGAAGCGGTTAAGACGGAGACGCCGCCTGTGGAGAGTAATGGCCAGGGGGTTTACTTTTTCTGTTCGTGGGCTATGTTTCCTGTAGGGTTTTCAGGTGATGCTAAAAGCTCTGGTTCTGGTTGGTCGCCGGTTTCACATCTCTTTCACTGCCCTGTGCTAAGCCCCTCTGATCATCAAGCAAATCTTGAAACACCTGCTCCAAGAAACTATCACGACGTGGAGGATGGTGGTGGTGATGAGTTGTATATTACAATATCTGATGATGATGAAGAGAGAAATCATGCAAAGAAAAATAAGAAAGGAGGATGATATCAAAAGGATTGAGTTTTTTGAGGAACTTGATGAGTTCTTGAAAAATCTGTTAATAACTTTTGTGTTGTTGTAGCTGATAAGGTCAAGGTTACTTAGTGAAAGTAAGACCTTTTTGTATGTCCTTGTTTGTTTTGTGGTTGCATGTTCTTGGGCCTATGTATTGTTAGTAGTTGAAAATGATGTAGCTTTGATTCGTTTGTGGAATCAATGTAATGTAACCTTTATGTATCATATCCAAGAACTGGTTTCGGATGATATAGTTGCGATGGAAGTAAGGCACCAACACTTCTCAGATTAGGCTTGTTTCATTTTGGCTATATTTTATTGAAAGAAAGTTGTTACCGGCTGAAGTTATACCCAATTCTATAACTTTCTTTTGTAAAATATGTCTGAAGATCAAATATCAAACAATATATTGTACTTCAATGACTTGATGACAAATAGCATAACATACCCACAAGGGAAAAGGATCTACAGTCGTTGTGTAGATTACCGACCACAACCTAAACGTTGTTTGCTTTCATTCTTTAATCTGAAGCTGCATTTCGTACTTGCAAATTTACCAAATTTATGTGCAAAAAAAAAAAGAAATTCATCTTGAAATTTTGATTCGTCAGAATCAACACAACTGGCTAGATATTTGCAAGGCATAATTGATCAAGCCTCAATCTTGATTTCTTAGTGATTGTTAATAAACTTGGTATAATTGATGATTATTTTCAAGATAGACGTGTAACAAAAACATGAACACGTAAACATTAGGATCTAAAAGTCAACTAGATTGAATACAGATAGAGAGGTTAAGCGAACTTTTTGAATTATACAGATATTTTCCCACCAAACTCATCTTCCCTCTTCCTCTCAACACCTTTAAATATTCGAATCAAAGACCAAAAACTCATCAAAAACCAAAAACAAACAAACACACATCAAAGCAAAAGAAGAAGAAGAAGAAGAAGAAGAAGAAGAAGGCAAAAAACTTTTCAAGTAAGCAAGCAGAACCATGGCACTGATGAAGAAGAGTCTCTTTGCTCTTCTCCTCTCATCACCACTTCTCATCATCTGTCTTACTGCATTACTCACTTATCCGGCTTCAGTTGGAGCTCGCCGGTTAGTGGAGGAGATTCCTAAACCGGAAATACCCAAATTGCCTGAACTACCTCACATGGAGATACCAAAATTTCCCGAACTACCTCACCCGGAGCTACCTAAATTTCCGGAGATGCCTCACGCGGAGCTACCAAAATTTCCTGAGCTACCTCACCCGGAGCTGCCAAAATTCGAAGTTCCAAAGTTGCCGGAGCTCCCTAAACTAGAGATTCCCAAGTTACCTGAATTTCCAAAGCCCGAGCTGCCCAAGATTCCGGAAATTCCAAAGCACGAGGGGACTAAGTTGATGGAGACTCCGAAGGTGCCAGAGATTCCAAAACCAGAGCTACCAAAGGTACCAGAGATTCCTAAACCGGAGCTACCAAAGGTACCGGAGATTCCTAAACCGGAGCTACCAAAGATTCCGGAAATTCAAAAGCCTGAAGCTCCTAAGTTGCCGGAGTTGCCAAAGGTGCCGGAGATTCCAAAACCAGAGCTACCAAAGGTACCAGAGATTCCTAAACCGGAGCTACCAAAGGTACCGGAGATTCCTAAACCGGAGCTACCAAAGATTCCGGAAATTCAAAAGCCTGAAGCTCCTAAGTTGCCGGAGTTGCCAAAGGTGCCGGAGATTCAAAAACCAGAGCTACCAAAGGTGCCAGAGATTCCTAAACCGGAGCTACCAAAGATTCCGGAAATTCAAAAGCCTGAAGCTCCTAAGTTGCCGGAGTTGCCAAAGGTGCCGGAGATTCAAAAACCAGAGCTACCAAAGGTGCCAGAGATTCCAAAGCCCGAGTTGCCGAAGATGCCGGAGATTCCAAAACCAGAGCTACCGAAGATGCCTGAAGTTCCCAAGTTGCCGGAACTCCCAAAAGTTCCTGGAACTCACTAAAGCCTATCGAGCCGTATGAAAGCCCATCTACTTTTAAGGGCCCACATGCCCATGATCTAGATTTCTATATCACCTGTCTTGTGTGTCTATCTCATCCGTCGTTTTCTTAGGGAACCATATCTATGGTTTGTTCTCATAGCTATACTTTCTTTCTTCATACACTTATGCTTTGTACTATCTGTTATATACTTGTATGTTTCATACATATAAATTTATTTGTGTTTCATATACTCTTTTAATGGTTTGTGTTACTTATCTAAATCGTTTTGTCTAAAAACAATTGTTCACGTGTTCAAATAATACGGGGAAATTTTATGAATATCGATTCTATAAATCTGAACACGCAAAAAGATCCTTTAGGTTTGTTTATTAACGCAAAATGATGTGAAGCACCATTGGTGTGTACAGCGGAAAAACGTTTAACCACATCGAGATCAAACCGGAGTTCAAATACTGCACTTAGCGGAGCTTTCAATCTCTTGCAAACCGGTTAAGCATGGTAAACCTGGTCAGGGTGCCACAAAGTCCTCTAGGTTTATCCCTCTCAAGTCTCAAGTGAATCTTTACAAGAAGACTTCATGCTATTTTTTTACCATGTCGTCTTTTATTTTCCTCATTCACATCTGTTACCATCGTTTGGGTGACTTCCTTTTTAATACCACAATGGGGATTTAGATTTTTACAATGTATTTAGTTGATTTTTGCTCCTCGTAAATATAGTATATTTTACTAACTGGATTTTTTTAAATTGATTGAGGAGCTTTTATATTTTTATTTGTTTCTATCCATTATACAAGTTTTCTTGAAATGTCTAACGTTTATAACTTGAACAGGTAAATATTTAAATTCTCAACTAATTAAAACATAAAGGAGTTATACATATAAGAAGTAAAATTAAATGAAAATATAGGTGAGTTTGTTGAAGACTAACATCAAAAACTCACAATGGTGATTAGAGTTCTTCTTACCATATTTGTTGACTCCTATAAAAATTACATTATAAATAGCTCTCTCGTCTCATGTATAAATAATAACTCACTCGTTACACAATACCAAAACACAGACTCTATTTACTCACAATATTACTTGACCCTTCAAGCTGGTTTCCATTCAAGAGAAAATACCATATCACAAAAATGATTAATCTTCGCATTCCTATTCTCGTCTCTTTTATGTTTTTCCTTGTTTTTATTTCGTCGTCCCTTTTGTTTGCTACGCCTATTTTTGCTGCTAGAGTAGGTCACTCTCTGGTACAAGAAGAGGCCACAAAGATTCCACAATATAATAGGCTTGAGGAGTCGGAGGAACCGGAGATTCCAGAAGAGCCGGAGGAGCCGGAGATTCCAGAAGATCCTGAGGCTCCTGAGGAGCCTGAGGAACCAGAGGAGCTACCAAAGGAGTCAGAAGAAGGGAGTTTTGAATTCCCCTCGTGGATCCCAAGCTTCCCTTTTCCCGGTACTAACGGCGGTTTACCAAAGACTGAAAAGACAAAACCTACAAGTGTTATTTCCGAGGCAACTTCTAGTGGTTCGAACAAGAAGCCATAGATCAATGGATTGAGAACATTAAAAGGGAATCTATATACACTGCTATTGCTTGAATAATGATAAATAAAAGTAAATGGTGTAATAATAGGCTTGTTTGTGTTTTATGAAACACGAGATAGTACTTACGCATTGTTGCATTTTCATGTCATGTTTGGGTCACTGACGTCTCGAAATTAAGTCTTTGTACTGAGTCTCTGGTGTAGCTTGTGTGCTTTTCTTGTGGTACAAAATATATGTTTTACGATTACGTTTTGTAATTAGTATCAACATCATTTTTTCTCTCACCATGGTTTATATTTTTGACTTCTTTTGACAAATTTTATTTTACGTACACCAGATGTTGAGAGCTTTGCCAAGTCTTCTTATCTGACAGCTTACGTTGGCCCAAAAAAAGAAAACTGAAAGCTTCAAATGGGCAATTATCAGTCCAACTTGGTGAATATGCCCAACTTTAGGATAGAATTATGGCTCATTATCAGTCTTGAGTTAGGGAATAGACCCAATTTCATAAGGCTACTAAGCTTAGTCTTCCTTGACAATGTGAAGCTTATATTTAAACATCATATTCAGCAGTCTTATCTTAACATGTTTTAAATGATTATTTCTCAACAGATAGCATAATTGTTTCCTAGAAATTTAGAAATTTTAAAGTAGTTTGAAATCATATTGAAAATAGTAATCATATAGCTCCTCCTCTGGTCTCACTCGGTAACTACTATCCTCATATCAAATCAAACAAAACACATGAACAAGGTAACAAGAAATCAATCTTCAGAAGAAAAACATTCAAAAAGCAAGAAAGAAACAAAGGATGGGAAAAAGTAGTCGTCAAGGCAATTAAGCACTTAATCCCCGTGCATTTCTTTAATCATTCACTTGCTGCCCTTTTTCTTTTTCTTTTCTTTGTTCCCTTTCTCAACCAAATACGGGTAATCCTAGTCAAATTGTTAAATTTCTTATTAAAATATTACTATTTACTATATAGTCTTAAACTAAATGTAAAAATTAAAAAACGATTGGGCCAAAATGGTGTTTTCTTAGCTAGCTATATACTCCTGAACTAGTAAACAATCAAAAGTTCTAATGTAATTTGATTTTTCTTAACCCCCAAGAAAATGAAGTATGTACGTGTTTATCCTATGATCATCGTAAATGTTCCAAAACATCCCACCGACGCACCTAAAGGAAATAATTTGAAACAATAATTAAAGAAACCACCCAGAAAAAGTTAAAACTTACTTCCACTATTTGGCTCGTTAACTATTATAAACAAAAACAAAAGTGAAAGAGAAGACCAAGCATACGGGCTTCACTTTAACTAACAACTAAGAAATTATTACGTTTGTTGTAGTGGTACTAAATTATACTCATGTTTCAAAGTTTTTAATTTTAGTTATAAAAGTATATTTTTTGTGATTATCTATTTTCATAATTCTAAACAAATAAAAATTCAAAACATAATAATTTTTTCAAAGTTTACAATTAATTATTATTAATTGATAAATTAATAAAAATGTATTAAAAATACCAAAAATATGCATTTTTATGAAATAGAAAGAGTATAAGTTATAGGTTGATATATTATGGATCGTGAGGGTTTGCCATTATCTACACCATAATTACTTCTATACACGTTCGGCCCCCTCGTAGTCCCACTGCCTCCGTCTTACTAACACAACAACAATTTTAATACTATTTACGACTATCAATCAATTCACAGTTCTATGTATTTAAATTATATTTCCCTACCTACTATATGTTTTAAAATTAAGATAATAAAAACCACAAAGAAAAAACCATCTTCGCATTACACAATTTTCGATTTTAAAAAAATGTATGGATCATTTTTTTTTATTTTGGGATGAGAGAACTTATGGATCATTCTAAATCGAGATAGTGTAAAATTCCAAATCCATCATTTTTTTTTATTTTTTTTTTTGATAACTCTGGTATCTGGGCAGCCACAGTCCCAACTATCTCCCGTAGGGAGTCCAGCGCCCCAGCGGAAGGGATGTTAAATCCGCTGTGGCCGGGGCTCGAAGTCGTGATGGCGGACACCTCAGCCGAGGTTCCTTTACCACCATACCACGAGGCCCGGTTAAATCCATCATTTTTGGTCATGCTCTTCCAATTGTTGTTTCGCGAAGAGGATATGATATACTTTTCCTATCCATATGGTTAGAAACTAGAAAGTGGATGAGATATGAATTCGAACTAAAAACTAACGTAAAAAAAAAGACACATAAAAAGCTGATATAAATCATGAAAAAAGGAAATAAAAATCAAATTTAGGCATTCTGTTTTTAATTCTATTATATTTATAAGTACTATAATTTCATTTTATTGACCATTATGTGAAAAGCGTAAAATCGTCAAAACAAAGGGACTCTATTATAAAGTAACGCCTCTGCACTCCAGTCTTCTTCACGCCCCCACACTTATTTCCTCAGAAAATATTTTCGTTTTAAAAAAGAATTTGCGTTCGCTCCCTCTGGGATCTGGAAGATAAAGGATCTTTCACTTGCTTCCTCTCTGTAAGTTAATGGATTTTGGTTTTCTTAATGTTTTTCGATGTGTGTGAATATATCTGTTCCTCTAGTTTTGATGAGATGATTAATTCTATTTTTTTTTCCTTTTCATGTAACAGAACTCATCTCTTTGGATTACAAAGCAGTTGGTGATAAGAATCTTTAAGAGCATAGAAGGAGAAAACAACAGAATGCATTGGTTCACAAGTTTTGTTCGCAAAGTTGTCCCTTTGAATCTCTATTGCCGTGTTATTCTGTAAATTTCCATCTCTCTTACCTCCAAATCTTCTTCATTCTTCAGCACTTTTTGTTCTGTTTATAATAAATCTCTTTAATAATGGGATCCCAACGTTTCTACGTCTTCCATTGTGAACAATATATGATCAGCTAAACAGATTTACCTTTTTTAAACCCCTTCAAGCTTTTTTTTTTCTCGAGTCATCTCTCTCTTCTCTCAACCCCAAGTGTTTTTTGGAAAAATTATGGTAAGCCAATCAGCTGGTCAGACAAGATTTCGAACCTTCAAGTACGAGAACAACGGTGCGGTTGTAGTAAGAGCTATTGTTTGCTTTCAACCCATGGCTAATTGTCAGGTTTGTTTCTGAAATCAAAAATTAAAATTTATTCTCTCCTTGTCACACACTTTTTAGTTCAGGTTTCTAACACTACTGTTTTGTCTTCCACTTTCAGGCTGAATACTTTAGACATATGCTCAAACCAGTGACGTAGTTTGCTTTGTTCTCTGTGTCTGTGTTGTATCTTTCTAGCTGACGTTTTGTTTCTATATTTTTCTCTCACGATAAGAAAGTATTTTGCGTTCAACACATTGTCTTGTTGCAACAACTTCCACAATCGGTATGCTTTTACTCTTTATCTTTCATATCTTCACTTTTAAGTTATCTTGGTTCTGTTTGTCTACTATGGTTTTTTTTTTTTTTTTTTGGGTTGGTTTGTGTAATGATCTCTCATTCATAATCATAGCCATGTAAAAACTAATTCATCCCTTTCTTTTTTGCCTTTTCTCTTTGCAGTATTTGTATTTCTGTAAAGTTTCATTGGCTTAAACTGCAAGAGCATGCCTCTTGATAACAGCCAACAGAAATGGTTACCATTGGGCTTGAATCCTCAGGACATAGCTACCGGGTCTTCCTCTCCTGGAGCTCCTTTCCCGGAACTCGGTAAAATATATGCATCTGAGTATCAGTTTCGCTATCTGCAGCCACCGTTCCAGGCCTTACTGTCCAGTTATGGAACACAAGTTGCTGCTCAGAGGACGCTCAAGTCTTCTCAGAAAAGGTTTCTAGTATTCGATCAGTCAGGAAACCAGACTCGCTTGTTACAGTGTGGATCTCCAGTTCGTTTTCCCTCTTTTGTGGCTACTGATCCAGAGAAAATTCTCAATTTTCTAAACCTAGAGAAAGGGTTAAGTAAAGACCATGCCATTCCAGAAAAGATATTCCTCCATGAAGATCATGTCAATGGCGAAGAGAAGGAGTCAGAGATGCACGAAGACACTGAGGAAATTAACGCACTACTGTATTCTGATGATGAAGACAATGATGATTGCGAGAGTGATGATGAAGTGACGAGCACAGGTCACTCTCCATTCCCAGTTGAACAACAAGCGTGCAATAATAAAACAACAGAAGAAGAAGAAGAACTGGATGAAACCGAAAGCTGTGGTGGTGATGATGGTCCACGTCTCAAAAGGCAGAAAGTACTACTGGACCATTCTTCATACAGAGAAGACCTATCACCATCACCATCACCATCCTCTGTGGTGGGTACCAAGAGTCTCACTAATCTCAAAAGGTCATCAGATGAGAAACTTCAAGAGTCCAACATCTCAAGCAGCAATCAAGAAATGGGTTCTGGTCTTAGCGACGAGGAAGAGACGAGGAAAGACAAGTTCCACACCGCTCTGAGAATCCTTGAGAGCGTAGTTCCAGGAGCACAAGGGAAAGAAGCTCTTTTACTACTAGACGAAGCCATTGATTACCTCAAGCTGCTGAAGCGAGAGTTAACCTCACAACCAAAAGGTTTAAACAACCACCGGTGAAAAACAATTGGATAAGTATGGCTGGTTGGTTAAAGAGAAGACAAGAGACAAAAGATAATCAATGGATTCTTTCAATATTTTGCAATTAACGTGCGTTTGAAACAATTTTAGGTCACGCCTGGTGGCCTAGTGGGACCGTATCCACACTGTTCAGCTTAGCTGGGTCAATAGTGATATCTCTGCTTTTGGATTTGGCATGCTCTCTCTATAAGAAAAAAGGAACAAAATAGACGTTTACTTTCTTCTGTGCTTTGGAGAGTTGGAGTGGAATAAAATTTGAAACAAAAGCAAAGTCATTGGTGCCTCGTTGATTCTTCCTTTTTTTTTTTTTTTTTTCCTCTTGAGTAATAATAAACCCTTGTGAAGGTGGTGGTGGGTGTGGTGGATGAAGTAAAAATTCAAAAAAGACAACAGTGAATTGTTTTATGGAGTTGTTGTGGAAATGTAATCTCCGCATGTTCTGTGAATATCTCCACTTACATTGGGTGAATCTCTGTCCCCACGCTCTTTTGTCTCATTATTACTCTTCTGTTGCTATCTCAGTCCCGTATCTTTTCTTCTCTTCTTTTCATTTTTTTTTTAAGTTTCTTGTAATATACTGTAATGTCATTTGCTTCTGTTGTTTCTCTCGTGGGTCCAACACATGTTTTATGCATCAGTCATGTTTTTTATTAATACAATTTTAGAGCTGCAGTATGGATTATGGAAGAACCTTCTAAGACTCAGCTCCTTGCATGCCAAACCTTTTTTGTTCCGACCTTTCAAAATATCATATTTCTGTACTAAAAACAAGTTCTGTAGACTTGTAGTCCAAATGAAAAAGACAGTTGAACAAGGATACAATCATACAATGAAACTTGTCTTCGTAAAAATTCGGAACTAGAAATACATTTGGACTTTGTAGTTAT
It encodes:
- the LOC106318176 gene encoding guanosine nucleotide diphosphate dissociation inhibitor At5g09550, whose protein sequence is MDEEYDVIVLGTGLKECILSGLLSVDGLKVLHMDRNDYYGGESSSLNLTQLWKRFRGSDTPEENLGAIREYNVDMIPKFIMANGLLVQTLIHTDVTKYLNFKAVDGSFVYNKGKIYKVPATDVEALKSPLMGLFEKRRARKFFIYVQDYDEKDPKSHEGLDLSKVTAREIISKYGLEDDTIDFIGHALALHNDDGYLDQPAIDFVKRIKLYAESLARFQGGSPYIYPLYGLGELPQAFARLSAVYGGTYMLNKPECKVEFDGSGKAIGVTSAGETAKCKKVVCDPSYLSDKVKKVGKVARAVCIMSHPIPDTNEAHSVQIILPQKQLGRKSDMYLFCCSYAHNVAPKGKYIAFVSAEAESDNPEEELKPGIELLGPIDEIFYHSYDTYVPTNKQEEDNCFISGTYDATTHFESTVVDVLEMYTKITGKTLDLSVDLSAASATAEK
- the LOC106318178 gene encoding uncharacterized protein LOC106318178 → MVSGDDNGAEADWWLVTSKELLASRDFKGAKTLAIRACEDDSSRTHAADYIIAIADTLLAGESTVGDSKLPDWYAVLRLEKLTQSLERVAVQYRRLALLLNPTVNRLPFADQALKLVSDAWCVLSDPPRKSIYDRELQVSQPEQLAETSENPKAASFWTACPYCYALFEYPKGYEECALRCQQCGRAFEAVKTETPPVESNGQGVYFFCSWAMFPVGFSGDAKSSGSGWSPVSHLFHCPVLSPSDHQANLETPAPRNYHDVEDGGGDELYITISDDDEERNHAKKNKKGG
- the LOC106318179 gene encoding periaxin-like, with translation MALMKKSLFALLLSSPLLIICLTALLTYPASVGARRLVEEIPKPEIPKLPELPHMEIPKFPELPHPELPKFPEMPHAELPKFPELPHPELPKFEVPKLPELPKLEIPKLPEFPKPELPKIPEIPKHEGTKLMETPKVPEIPKPELPKVPEIPKPELPKVPEIPKPELPKIPEIQKPEAPKLPELPKVPEIPKPELPKVPEIPKPELPKVPEIPKPELPKIPEIQKPEAPKLPELPKVPEIQKPELPKVPEIPKPELPKMPEIPKPELPKMPEVPKLPELPKVPGTH
- the LOC106318180 gene encoding protein TonB, yielding MINLRIPILVSFMFFLVFISSSLLFATPIFAARVGHSLVQEEATKIPQYNRLEESEEPEIPEEPEEPEIPEDPEAPEEPEEPEELPKESEEGSFEFPSWIPSFPFPGTNGGLPKTEKTKPTSVISEATSSGSNKKP
- the LOC106318177 gene encoding transcription factor bHLH143, which translates into the protein MPLDNSQQKWLPLGLNPQDIATGSSSPGAPFPELGKIYASEYQFRYLQPPFQALLSSYGTQVAAQRTLKSSQKRFLVFDQSGNQTRLLQCGSPVRFPSFVATDPEKILNFLNLEKGLSKDHAIPEKIFLHEDHVNGEEKESEMHEDTEEINALLYSDDEDNDDCESDDEVTSTGHSPFPVEQQACNNKTTEEEEELDETESCGGDDGPRLKRQKVLLDHSSYREDLSPSPSPSSVVGTKSLTNLKRSSDEKLQESNISSSNQEMGSGLSDEEETRKDKFHTALRILESVVPGAQGKEALLLLDEAIDYLKLLKRELTSQPKGLNNHR